Genomic DNA from Dehalogenimonas lykanthroporepellens BL-DC-9:
GATGAAGCCCGTAAGGTAAATCCGTCCATCCAGTTGGGTGAGCCGGTTCTTATCGAGGATACTCCCCATGACGCCGGGCGCATCGCCGCCCAGACGGCCAAACAGGTCATTCTTCAGCGACTGCATGAAGCAGAGAATACCGCCATCGTCGACGAATATGCCGGCAAGGCCGGTGATATAGTTTCCGGAGTCATTCAGCGCGTGGAACCCAAGCAGGTCATCATCGACCTGGGTCGTGCCGAGGCTGTCATGCCGCCATCCGAACAGGTGTACACTGAACGCTATCGGCCCGGACAGCGGCTCAAGGTGTTCCTGGTGGAGGTAGCCACTACCATAAAAGGAGCGACCGTTATCGTGTCACGTTCCCATCCCGGCCTGCTGAGGCGGTTGTTCGAGATGGAGATTCCTGAAATTTACTCCGGCATGGTGGAGATAAAGGCTGTAGCCCGAGAAGGCGGCGCCCGCTCCAAGGTGGCTGTTTCCGCCCGCCAATCCGGGATTGACCCGGTGGGTTGCTGTGTCGGTCTGCGCGGCATTCGCATCCAGAATATCGTCAGTGAGCTGAATGGCGAAAAAATCGATGTCATTCCGTGGAGCGAAGACCCGGCGCTTCTTATTACCAACGCTCTCAGCCCGGCCCAGGTGGTGCGGGTTATTATCAACGAAGCCCTGAAGTCGGCTACCGCCGTTATTCCCGACCGGCAACAGTCTCTGGCCATCGGCAAGGAAGGCCAGAACGTGCGTCTGGCCGTTAAGCTGACCGGCTGGCGGATAGATATCAAAAGCGTTTCCGATTACGAAGCCGAGTTGCCGGCAGTCGCCCCGGCGCCGGCCGTTGAAACTGAAAAGCCTGAAGACAAGACAGCCCAAGTCGCCAAGGAAAAGCCGGCCAAACCAGTGGAGAAGCAGGCCGAAGACGCCAGGGAAAAAGCCACTGTCAAAGCCGAGGCTAAACCTGAGGAGAAACCGGTCGAAGTTCTGCTTGAATTGCCTCCGGAAGCGCTGGAGCCGGCATTGGCGACGGCGCCTTCGGCCGAACCTGAAGTTGAAGAAGGCGGTACTAAACTGTCGCTGGATATGGCTGAGCGGCCCGATATCAAGAACGAATCCGGCGTCAGGTTCGCCGAGGATATACTCGGACGTGGCGGCGACGCCATTGCCGCCAAGAAGAAACGCCGCGGCGGTAAAGGCCCCGACGATGGCGGTAAGCGCAAGAAAAAACGTTCCGGCGGCGCCGGAGAATTCGATTTCGGAGATGACTATTCATAAAACCGGAAAAGTACCACAGCGTACCTGCGTGATCTGCCGCCAGGTGGGCGGTAAGCGGGGTTTACAGCGGTTCGTGCGCACCGCTGAAGGGAAAATACTGCCGGATGATACCGGCAAGGCACCTGGCCGTGGTGCATATCTTTGCCGGGAAAGCACCTGTTTGGCCGGCGCTCTCAAGGGCAACCAGTTGGAATACGTGCTGAAGGTGAAGCTCGGCAGTGCGGATCGCGAGACACTGAAGGCGGCCATCAGTGAAATGTTGAAGGAGCAATCCAGTGTCTGAAGAAAGTCAACAATCTAATAACAACGCCCACCTGCGACCGGTGGTAGAACTGCCGGCCGCGCTGACCGTGCGCCAACTGTCGGCCACCATCCGGCAACATCCCATTGAGGTCATCAAGCAGTTGATGCGCAATGGCCTGATGGTCAATATTAATGAAGTCATTGATTATGAATCGGCCGCCCGGCTGGCCGCCGATTTCGGCATCGAAGCCCGCCCCCTCCCGGTCAAGACCACCGCTCACAAGAAGAAACGCCCCGACGATGAGAGTCAGAGTCACTTGCCCCTGCGACCGGCGGTGGTTACCATCATGGGGCATGTCGACCACGGCAAGACTAGGTTGCTCGACGCCATCCGCAAGACCCATGTGATGGAGAGCGAAGCCGGCGGTATCACCCAGCATATCGGCGCTTACCAGGTGGATGTCAACGGGCAGAAAATTACCTTTCTGGATACTCCCGGTCACGAGGCTTTTACCGCGATGCGGGCTCGCGGTGCCCGGGCTACCGATATTACCGTGCTGGTGGTTGCCGCCGATGACGGCATCATGCCTCAGACACTGGAAGCTATCGACCACGCCCGCGCCGCCAATGTACCGATTATTGTGGCGGTCAATAAGATAGACAAACCCGGCGCTAACCCCGACAGGGTCAAGCAACAGTTGGCTGACCAGGGTCTGGTCATCGAGGAATGGGGCGGTGACGTCATTGCCGTCGGCACTTCGGCCAAGGACGGTGTCGGCATTGATGAACTGCTAGAGAACATCCTGCTGGTGGCCGAAGTTGAAGACCTGCACGCCGATCCTGCCACCTCGGCCACCGGTGTGGTCATCGAAGCCAAGATGGACAAGAGTCGCGGTGCCATGACCACAGTACTGGTACAGAACGGCACGCTCAAGGTCGGCGATATCGTGGTGGTGGGCAATGTGTTCGGCAAAGTCAAGGCGATGTTTAACGATAAGAATATGCAGATACGCAAAGCCGAGCCGTCAACCCCGGCGGCTATCCTCGGTCTGCCGGCGGTTCCCAATGTCGGTGATACCCTGAGTGTGGCTGTCAATGAGCGACAGGCTCGCCAGCAGATATCCGAGAAAGCCGAGCGCAAGCCGGCCGCGGTCAGCCTGTCCAGCCTGCACGACCAGATTGCCGCCGGTAACGTCAAGGAACTGAGCATCGTCCTGAAGACCGACGTACAGGGCAGTATTGAGCCCATCCGGACGTCGCTGGAGAAATTGACCACCGATAACCTGTCGGTGCGCATCATACATGCCGGCACCGGCAACGTGACTGAGAATGACGTCATGCTGGCCATTGCCTCTCAAGGCCTGGTCATCGGGTTTTCCACCGGTGTGGAGGTCGGCGCCCGGCGTCTGGCCGATGCCGAACATATCGATATCCGGCAGTATGACATCATCTATAACCTGATTGAGGAAGTGGACAAGGCGCTCAAGGGTCTGATGGAACCCGAGATCAAGGAAGTTATCGAAGGCCGGGCTGAGGTCCGCGCCGTTTTTTCGGCCGGCAAGAAAGTCAATGTGGCCGGTATGTATGTCCTGGAGGGCAAGGTTGCCCGTGGCGCCCGTGTTCGGGTGATGAGGGGCGGCCAGGAAGTGGCCGAAGCGCCCATCATCTCCCTGCGGCGCTTCAAGGACGATGTCCGTGAGATTCTGGCCGGGTTCGAGGGCGGTGTCGGTCTGGACGGCTTCAATGAGTTTGAAGTCGGCGATATTCTGGAGTTTGTCCGCCGGGAGAAAAGCAGTTGAGCCACCGCATCGAAAAAATCAACCAGTTGATTCGCGAGGAACTCAGCCAGGTGATGCAACGGGAAATTCGCGACCCGCGGCTGGAGTTGCTGTCCATCAACGCGGTGGAGACTACAGCTGACCTCAAGCTGGCCAAGGTGTTCGTCAGCCACCTTTCATCATCTGAAAACCGGCCGGAAATCATGAAAGCCCTCGGCGGCGCCACCGGCTATTTCCGGGGGGAGCTTGGCAAGGTGCTGACGTTGCGGTACGTTCCCGAGCTGGCTTTTTACTGGGATGATTCCATCGAGCGAGGCGCCCGGATGGACCGGCTGATAGACCGGGCGCTGGAGAGCCAGCCGTCATCTTCCGGTGAGTGAAGTCGGGGGGCGCGGGGGCTGGCTCAACATCGACAAGCCCGCCGGTATGACCTCCTTTCAAGTGGTAGCCCGGTTGCGCCGGGTTATCGGTCGGTGTCGCATCGGGCATGCCGGCACGCTGGATCCGCTGGCTACCGGTGTTTTGCCGGTAGCGGTGGGCGCCGCTACCCGGACAATCGAGTTCCATCACCGCCATCCCAAAACTTACCGGGCGGAAATCCTTTTTGGGATTGCCACCGATACCTACGACGCTGAAGGCAAGATTGTGTCTCAGGCGGACGCTTCTTCCTTAAAACCTGCGGAGATAATTCAGGCACTGGCAGATTTTCGGGGTGAAATCCAGCAGGTGCCGCCAATCTATTCCGCGCTTAAACAACAAGGGCGACCGATGTATGCCATCGTCCGTAGCGGCGGTTCGGTGTCACCGGAACCGCGCCGGGTGAATATTTTCCGTCTGGAGGCGGTTGAGGTGGAATTGCCGACGGTAGTGCTGGAAGTTGAGTGTTCCGGTGGCACCTATATCCGCTCGCTGGCTCATGATCTGGGTCAGGCGTTGGGGGTCGGCGCTCATCTCCGGGCGCTGAGGCGTACCGCTTACGGGCCTTTTGGTATTGAGACCGCGCTCGGATCCAACAGACTGACCACTCCTGAGGCAGTTGCGGCAGGGATGCTGGGGGTCGATTATGGTCTCGATATATTGCCGCGGATAGACCTGGATGAGCTTTCAGCTGGAAAAATTGTTCACGGGGTGATTACGGAAGAGCTCTCGGCTCGGTTATCATCCGGTCAGGCATACAGGTTGTATGGACGCGACGGACAATTGGCGGCGGTTGTCGATACTGCAGGGGAGGAGCCTCGGCTCAAGGTCTTCGCGTCGGTGGTTCAGGTTCACCAAAACGGGGAGTGATTATTCTTCGGTCGGGTCTGGTACGGCAGGTTTCCGTTTGCCGGGCTTTTCCGGGTAACAGTAACAGTAGTAGCTGTTGGCGTCCCGGATTTTTTCCGTGGCGACGTCGTTGGTAAGCCACCATACCGAACGATTCCAGGGGGACGGTTTCTGGAAATAGGCGATACCGTAGCCGCAACCTTCCAGAAATACCTTGTAGGCTTTTTGAAAGCGACCGGCGATGTTTCGCTGTTGCTTCTCCGGAGCCCTCGGCAGGTCCTTCAACTGACCGACCAGCGCCGTCAGTTCGGTGACCGCTTTTTCCAACATCACCGTCGTAGCGGTTTCGTCCTGGCGTTCAATGGCTTGGGCTACTTCGTCGATTATCTCGTCCGCCCGGGAATGAATCGGTTGGAAGGCCTCCAACCAAGCTTTTTCACTGAATTTGTCGCTCATTGCTCCATCCTCTCCAAAGTATAGCAGAAAATGAACTCCGTTACAGATTCTGGTAAATATTTGTTGCCTCGAAGGCCAGATAGCTTGACAATGACCGCATAATCAACGATGATATGGGACTGGAATAACAAGCCAAGGAGCTGAAACGATGGAAGCTTATTGCGTCAAGTGCCGGGCCAAGAAGGAAATCAAGGATGCCAAGAAGGTAACCCTCAAGAACGGCAAACCAGCGACGCAGGGAGTTTGTCCGAGTTGCGGCACCAAGGTCTTCCGCATCGGCTGAAAAGCCTTTGGCCGCGTTTCCGAAGCTGTCGGGTCATTGAGTATGATTACGATTGGCCGGCGCGGCAACTCACTACCGTCAATTATTAGAAAGGAGTTCATGTAACTTGGGCAAGATAAATGTTGCCATTATTGGCGCAGGTAATTGCGCTTCATCGTTCGTTCAGGGGGTCCAGTACTACCGTAAGGCCAAGGAGAACGAATTCGTTCCCGGCCTGATGCATGTCAATCTCGGCGGGTATCATGTCAGCGACATTGAATTCGTAGCCGCCTTTGACGTGGATAAGAACAAGGTAGGCAAGGATCTCTCCGAAGCCATCTTCACCAAACCGAACAACACCATGAAATTCTCCGATGTCCCCAATCTGGGCGTCAAGGTTGAGCGGGGCATGACTCACGACGGTCTGGGCAAGTACCTGTCCCAGATTATCGAGAAGGCTCCTGGCCCGACCGCCGACATCGTCGGCATCCTCAAGGAAAAGAAGGTTGATGTGGTCATCAACTACCTGCCGGTCGGCTCCGAAGAAGCCACCAAATGGTATGTCGAGCAGGTGCTGGAGGCCGGTTGCGCCTTCGTCAACTGCATTCCGGTATTCATTGCCCGTGAAAAGTACTGGCAGGATCGCTTCATCAGCAAGGGCCTGCCGATTATCGGCGACGACATCAAGAGTCAGGTTGGCGCTACCATTATTCACCGGGTGCTGACTCATACTTTCCGGGAACGCGGTGTTCGCCTGGAGCGCACCTACCAACTCAACTTCGGCGGCAATACGGATTTCATGAACATGCTGGAGCGTGAGCGTCTGGAGAGCAAGAAGATTTCCAAGACCAACGCCGTTTCTTCACAGCTTGACTACAAGATGAATCCGGGTGATATCCATGTTGGCCCTTCCGATTACGTCCCCTGGCTGGAAGATCGTAAGTTCTGCCATATCCGTATGGAAGGCCGGGCCTTCGGCGATGTGCCCCTGAACCTGGAATGCAAGCTGGAGGTCTGGGACAGCCCCAACTCGGCGGGCGTGGTCATCGATGCCGTTCGCTGTGCCAAACTGGCCCTTGACCGTGGTCTGAAAGGTTCGCTGTTCGGGCCGTCGTCCTATTTCATGAAGTCACCGCCGGAACAGTACTCAGATGCCTCCGCTCACGACGCTACCGAGGCTTTCATCGCCGAGTCCGTTGCCGAATTGAAAAAAGGCAAGAAAACTGACACCAAAGAGGGCTGTTAAGCCCCAGGCCGAGCCGTTCTACGGACGGCAGGGGAGGTGCCGGTGAAAATTGCCCTGGTTGCACCATACGATTTCGCCTATCATGGTGGTGTGGTTAACCATGTAACCGCACTGGAGCGGCAGCTGACTGCCCGAGGTCATCGGGTGGTGGTCATCGCTCCGGCTTCGCGTCCGATAACTGCTTTTGGCGACCGATTCGTCCATATAGGCACCCCTCGGCCAATGCCGGCTTCCGGTTCGGTAGCGCGTATCACCGTATCCGTCCGGCTGGCCAATAAAATCAAGGCTGTTCTGGCTAAAGAGCAATTCGACATCGTGCATCTGCATGAGCCGTTCATGATCATGCTCTGCTCGGCGATACTGCGGTATTCTCACGCGACCAACATCGGCACCTTCCATGCCGCTGAGGGTAAGCCGGGTTACAACTTGGGCTGGCCGATATCACGCTGGATATTACATCGGCGGGCTAAAAAATTGCATGGCCATATCGCCGTATCACCGGTGGCAAAGAACTATCATCACCGTTATGTTCCAGCCGAATATACCATCATTCCCAACGGCATAGACCTGAATCATTTCCGCCCGGATGTGGAACCTATCGACCGGTTCATGGACGGCAAGCTCAATCTTCTGTTTGTCGGGCGGCTGGAAAAGCGCAAAGGCATCAAGTACCTGATAGATGCCTTCAAGAAGGTTCATAAGTTATATCCGGAAACTCGATTAATTGTGGTCGGTCCGGGCACCAGAATGAGGCCCAAGTTCGAGAAACAGGTTCGCAACGCCCGGCTGGAGGGCGACGTTGTCTTTGTCAGCGATGTCAGTTACGACGACCTGCCCCGATACTACCAGACAGCCGATATCTTCTGCGCCCCGGCCACCGGGCAGGAGAGCTTCGGCATTATTCTGCTGGAAGCCATGGCGGCCGGCAAGCCGATAGTGGCTTCCCGGATTTCCGGTTACGCCTCGGTATTGACCGATGAGCAGGAAGGACTGCTGGTCAAACCAAAAAATGCCGGTGAGCTGGCTAAAGCCCTCATCCGGCTGATCGCCGACCCGGCTCTGCGGGAACGTTTGGGCGCCCGGGGACTGGATACGGTTCAGAACTTCGGCTGGGACAAGGTGGCCGCCCGGGTGGAAGCCTATTACCGCCAGGTACTCGAACGCCGGGGTCTGGCCGAACAGACCGATGATACCGATACCCGGGTATTGAGTCAGGTCTGACCGCCGACGGAGGGGAATTATATTGAGCTTCAATGATACCCGCCGCCGTATCGGCGGTCGGATGACCGGAGGATTGTCCCGACTGCTGGCCCGAAGCGGTCTCAGTCCTAACGCGGTAACTGTCATCGGTTTCCTCATCACTGTCGCCGCGGCCTGGATAACTACCACCGGAGAATTGTTCATCGCCGGGCTGGTGGTGCTCTTTGCCGGGTTTTTCGATATGCTCGATGGGGCGCTGGCTCGGGCTACCGGCCGGGTGACCCGCTTCGGCGCTATCCTGGATGCCACACTCGACCGGCTGTCGGAAGCGGCGCTTTTCATCGGTATCATGGTTTATTACGCCCCTGACGGCAATACCGCGGCCGTTGCCCTGGCCGGGGCGACGCTGGCCGGGGCGCTGACCGTCAGTTACCTGCGCGCCCGCGCCGAGGCGACCGGTCTGGAAGGTAAGGAAGGCCTGTTCACCCGTCCGGAGCGCGTCATCACCCTGGCCGCCGGTCTGCTGACCGGCTGGCTGATACCGGCGCTCATCGTCATCTGTGTTCTGAGTTATGTGACCGTTATTCAGCGCCTGGCGAGCGCTTACCGCCAGCTTGGCGGTAAATGACAGCCTGCTGTAAAGGTGATAAAATGATTCCTTGGCTTTTACGGACGCCGGTGGCGGCGGCCGCAGGAGAAAATCTGGGGGGAATTCAATGCCAGTAACGGTAATCGTCGGCGCTCAGTGGGGCGACGAGGGAAAAGGAAAAGTCATCGACATGCTGGCCGAACGGGCGGACGCCGTGGTGCGTTTTTCCGGCGGCGACAATGCCGGCCATACGGTCATGAACCCGGGCGGCACTTTCAAGTTGCACCTGATTCCATCCGGCGTTTTCTATCCTGAATGCACCTGCATCATCGGCAACGGCGTAGTGGTCAACCCGGAAATCTTCATCAAGGAGCGGGATGAGCTAAATTCCCGTGACGTGTCCACCAGCAACGTCTTTATTTCCGATCGGGCGCACCTGGTCTTGCCCTATCATCTGCAACTGGACGGACTGGAAGAGTCTGCCCGCGGCAAGAAATCGCTGGGCACCACCCTCCGCGGCATCGGCCCGGCTTTCGCCGACAAGGTGGCCCGTATGGGTATCCGCGCCGGCGACCTGCTGGATCCGGAGGTGCTGAGAATCCGGCTGGAGTATGTGCTGGAATATAAGAACAAGATTCTGACCAAGCTCTACGGCGAACCGCCGGTGGATATCGAGGAGCTCTATAACCTCTGCCGCTCTTACGCTGAAGCCCTGGAATCCAATATCCGGGAAACCTCCGCCATGCTTAACGACATGGTGGACGCCGGTAAGTCAGTAATCCTGGAAGGCGCCCAGGGAGCGCTTCTGGATACCGATTTCGGTACTTATCCCTACGCTACCTCATCCTCACCGCTGGCCGCCGGGGCCTCACTGGGCGCTGGCATCGGCCCGACCCGCATCGACCGGGTGCTGGGCGTGTTCAAGTCTTACTGCTCCCGGGTCGGCGCCGGCCCTTTCCCGACCGAACTGCTGGATAAAGACGGCGACCGCATCCGCGACCTGGCTCACGAGTACGGCACCACTACCGGCCGGCCCCGCCGCATCGGCTGGTTCGACGGAGTGGCGGCGCGCTTCTCGGCCAGGATCAACGGCATGACCGATATGGCGGTGACCCGCCTGGATATCCTGGACTCATTCGACGAGGTCAAGGTATGTACCGCTTACCAGTTGAACGGTGACATCATCAACGATTTCCCGGCCGAACCCGGACTGCTCAACAAGTGCCAGCCGGTCTATGAGACTTTGCCCGGCTGGAAGTCGGAGACCACCGGCCTGACCAAACTGGAGAAACTGCCGAAGGAAGCCCGGGTATTCATTGAGCGCCTGGAGGAGCTGTCCGGCTGTCCGGTGGCGTATGTCTGTATCGGCCCGGTACGCGACCAGACCATCGAACTGCGCCACGTAGTCTGACCGACCGTCTTCGGGTGGTCTTAGCGGACGCCCGGTTCCCGGAGCAGAAGATACATGTCGATGTCGGATTTGGGTAGTTTTTCGGTGCGAAGCAGGCGGAAACCCCAGTGACTGTACATGTCGGCGTTGCGCCGGTTCTGAGTCTCCACATAAGCCGGCAGGGCTTCCCGATCCAGTCGTTCCAGCATCGGCCGCACCAGGCGTGAAGCCAAGCCTTTATCCCGGTGCCCCGGGTCAACACCCAGTAGAGCCAGATACATGTGGCGTCCCGGTACCAGCTTGCCCCGTAATCGGGAAAAGCGGGCGTCGGAGGCGGCTTCGCGCCACAGGGAGCGCCAGCCGAGTCGCAGAGGCAGAAACGGCCAGCCGGCCCGGAACTGCGTCAGCAGGTGGTCAGCGGCGTCCGGTCCCACCCAGACGGCCACTGCCTCGCACTCCGGCGAGGTGACATAAGCCTCATAACCTTTGGACAACAGGGCCAGCTGAAGGTAGTACTCAAAAGAGTAGTTGAGGTTGCCCCTTTTACCGGCATCCGGCACGAAGTACGCGGTGGACGGGTCGTCAGCGAAGGCGCGGGCCAGCGACAACGACGCCGGCTCGACCAATTCCGGGCTCAGGGGCAGAAGTCCGTCAAACCCGGTCATGTTCAGCTGAGCGGCAGGTCTATTTCATAATTCTTCAATGTTTCCCGGACAAGAGCGGCTGTTTTTTCGTCCGGTTCGGTCAGCGGCAGGCGCGGCGCGCCGACCTTAAATCCGATGTGGTTCAGGGCGTACTTGACGGGAATCGGGTTGGCCACCACGAACAGGTTGTTGAAGATGGGTGTCAGATGGCGGTGTATGGCCGCGGCTTCTTCCAGATTGCCGGCGACAAAGCTTTCCATCATGCGTTTAATCTGCCGGCCGACCAGATGGGAAGCGACGCTGATGACGCCGTGGGCGCCGATAGCCATCATCGGCAGGGTGTCCGAGTCATTACCGCTCCAGACGGTGAAATCCGGGCGAATCTTGCGGGTTTCGTCGATGATGCGGGCGATTTCCCCCAGATTGCCGGAGGCTTCCTTGGTGCCGGCGATGTTGGGGATGGCTGACAGCCGGATGGTGGTGTCCGCCGAAAGAGAGGTCACTGTCCGGGACGGTACGTTGTACAGGATAATCGGCAGGGTGGTGGCCAGAGCGACGGCCTTGAAATGGCGGTACAGCCCCTCCTGGGTGGGTTTGTTGTAATAAGGCACGACCAGCAGGGCGGCATCAACTCCCAGTTTCTCTGCCTTGATGGTGTTTTCTACGGCTTCAGCGGTGGAGTTGGAGCCGGTGCCGGCGATGACCCGGGCGCGGTCGCCAACAGCCTCCTTGACGGCCATGAACAGCTCATGTTCCTCCTCCCAGGTGACGGTGGGTGATTCCCCGGTGGTGCCGGCGACGACGATGCCGTCAGAACCGGAAGCCACCAGCCCCCGGGCCAGCTTGCGCGTCTGGTCAAAGTCGATACTGCCATCTTCCTTGAACGGCGTCACCATGGCGGTAATCAGTCTGCCCAGTTCTTTCATGGCTAACCTCCCAGCCAGCCGCGCCGGTGCATCTCTTCGGCGATCTGCACTGCGTTGAGCGCGGCTCCTTTTCTGATATTATCGGCGACTACCCACATCACCAGCCCTTTCGGGTGGGATGAATCCTGCCGGATACGGCCGACCCAGGTTTCATCGGTAGAGGCGGCCATCCACGGGTGGGGGTAAAGGCTGATGGTCGGGTCATCCAGCACCCTGATTCCGGGGGCCCTGGCCAGGATATTCCGGGCTTCGTCCTCAGAGATAGGACGTTCGAACTCTACATTGAGTGCTTCCGAATGCCCGATATAAACCGGGACCCGGACGCAGGTGGCTGAGACCGGCAAGTTCGGCAGGTGCATTATCTTGCGGGTTTCCACCATCATCTTCCATTCCTCTCTGGTGTAGCCGGTATCCAGGAAGATATCTATCTCCGGCAGGAGATTGAAGGCTATCTGGTGTGGATAGACGTGCGGTGTCACCGCCTGACCTTCCAGCACGGTGCGTGTCTGCTCCGACAGGGCGTCGATAGCCGGGGTGCCGGAGCCCGAAACCGCCTGGTAGGTGGAGACGATCACCCGCTTGATGGGGTTGAACTTGTGAAGCGGGTTAAGGGCGACCACCATCTGTATGGTGGAGCAGTTGGGGTTGGCGATGATGCCCTTGTGATTTTGAGCATCTTCGATGTTGACCTCAGGCACCACCAGCGGTACCCCGGCTTCCATGCGGAAAGCCGAGCTATTGTCGATGACTACGGCGCCTTTTTTGGCGGCGATGGGGGAGAAATGCCGGCTGATGTCGGCGCCGGCTGAAAAGAGGGCCACGTCAATATCCTCAAAGGAATCAGACGTGGTTTCTTCTACGGTCAGGCTCTGGCCGTTGTAATCCAGTTTGCGGCCGGCCGAGCGGTCGGAGGCCAGCAGTGACAGACGCTCCACCGGGAACCGGCGTTGCTGAAGAATCTTGATGAATTCCTGGCCCACCAACCCGGTGGCGCCGACGATGGCGACTCTTAAAGGTTTCAAATCAGCCTCCCTGGAAATCAAGCAGTTTTTCCAGCCCGAAGATGAACTCACCCGGGCGGCCGGCGATTTCCCGTACGGCCAGCAGAACCCCGGGCATGAAGCATTCGCGGCTGGTGGTATTGTGGCGGATGGACAGGGTCTGGCCGACGGCGCCCAGGATGACCTCCTGGTCGGCCACCAGCCCTGGCAGGCGCACCGAGTGGACGGTAACGCCGTCGAACTTCTGGCCGCGAGCCGGCAGAGCGGAGTCGCCGTCGGGCGAGCGGAACGGCTTGTCGCGGTTGGCGGCCATAGCCCGAGCGGTGGCGATGGCGGTGCCGGACGGGGCGTCGGCCTTCTTTTCATGGTGGAGTTCGATGATTTCGGCCCAGTCGAAATAGCGGGCGGCGGTGCGGGCCAGTTCCATCATGACGACCGCACCCAGGGCAAAATTGGGGGCGATGAGAATGCCGATGCCGTGTTCCCGGGCCAGCTCATCAAGGCGAGCCAGTGATTGGGGCGCCAGCCCGGTGGTGCCGATGACCAGTGAAACGCCGGCGCGGGCGGCCAGTTCGGCGGTATGGGGAACGGCCGCGGCCAGGGAAAAGTCCACCAGCACCTGAGGCCGGGTTTCCTTCAGCAGGCGGGCCAGGTCATTATCGATGGGGACTTCAGTAGCGCCTTCGGCCGGTATGACCCGCCGGCGCTGTTCCGCCTTGCTGTCGCAACCGCCGACCAGTTCCATGTCCGGCGCACCGGCTACGGCTCGCATTACCTCCTGGCCCATCCGGCCCAGGGCTCCCTGAACGGCTACTTTTATCATCTGTCGGTTACCTGCTTTCCGAAAAAGAATAAAAAAACACGAGGCAAGCGTTATTC
This window encodes:
- a CDS encoding conserved hypothetical protein (KEGG: det:DET1448 hypothetical protein), with the protein product MEAYCVKCRAKKEIKDAKKVTLKNGKPATQGVCPSCGTKVFRIG
- a CDS encoding Myo-inositol-1-phosphate synthase (PFAM: Myo-inositol-1-phosphate synthase; Myo-inositol-1-phosphate synthase GAPDH domain protein~KEGG: deg:DehalGT_0823 myo-inositol-1-phosphate synthase), with the protein product MGKINVAIIGAGNCASSFVQGVQYYRKAKENEFVPGLMHVNLGGYHVSDIEFVAAFDVDKNKVGKDLSEAIFTKPNNTMKFSDVPNLGVKVERGMTHDGLGKYLSQIIEKAPGPTADIVGILKEKKVDVVINYLPVGSEEATKWYVEQVLEAGCAFVNCIPVFIAREKYWQDRFISKGLPIIGDDIKSQVGATIIHRVLTHTFRERGVRLERTYQLNFGGNTDFMNMLERERLESKKISKTNAVSSQLDYKMNPGDIHVGPSDYVPWLEDRKFCHIRMEGRAFGDVPLNLECKLEVWDSPNSAGVVIDAVRCAKLALDRGLKGSLFGPSSYFMKSPPEQYSDASAHDATEAFIAESVAELKKGKKTDTKEGC
- a CDS encoding glycosyl transferase group 1 (PFAM: glycosyl transferase group 1~KEGG: deg:DehalGT_0822 glycosyl transferase group 1), producing MKIALVAPYDFAYHGGVVNHVTALERQLTARGHRVVVIAPASRPITAFGDRFVHIGTPRPMPASGSVARITVSVRLANKIKAVLAKEQFDIVHLHEPFMIMLCSAILRYSHATNIGTFHAAEGKPGYNLGWPISRWILHRRAKKLHGHIAVSPVAKNYHHRYVPAEYTIIPNGIDLNHFRPDVEPIDRFMDGKLNLLFVGRLEKRKGIKYLIDAFKKVHKLYPETRLIVVGPGTRMRPKFEKQVRNARLEGDVVFVSDVSYDDLPRYYQTADIFCAPATGQESFGIILLEAMAAGKPIVASRISGYASVLTDEQEGLLVKPKNAGELAKALIRLIADPALRERLGARGLDTVQNFGWDKVAARVEAYYRQVLERRGLAEQTDDTDTRVLSQV
- a CDS encoding CDP-alcohol phosphatidyltransferase (PFAM: CDP-alcohol phosphatidyltransferase~KEGG: deg:DehalGT_0821 CDP-alcohol phosphatidyltransferase) — its product is MSFNDTRRRIGGRMTGGLSRLLARSGLSPNAVTVIGFLITVAAAWITTTGELFIAGLVVLFAGFFDMLDGALARATGRVTRFGAILDATLDRLSEAALFIGIMVYYAPDGNTAAVALAGATLAGALTVSYLRARAEATGLEGKEGLFTRPERVITLAAGLLTGWLIPALIVICVLSYVTVIQRLASAYRQLGGK
- a CDS encoding adenylosuccinate synthetase (SMART: adenylosuccinate synthetase~TIGRFAM: adenylosuccinate synthetase~KEGG: dev:DhcVS_849 adenylosuccinate synthase~PFAM: adenylosuccinate synthetase); this translates as MPVTVIVGAQWGDEGKGKVIDMLAERADAVVRFSGGDNAGHTVMNPGGTFKLHLIPSGVFYPECTCIIGNGVVVNPEIFIKERDELNSRDVSTSNVFISDRAHLVLPYHLQLDGLEESARGKKSLGTTLRGIGPAFADKVARMGIRAGDLLDPEVLRIRLEYVLEYKNKILTKLYGEPPVDIEELYNLCRSYAEALESNIRETSAMLNDMVDAGKSVILEGAQGALLDTDFGTYPYATSSSPLAAGASLGAGIGPTRIDRVLGVFKSYCSRVGAGPFPTELLDKDGDRIRDLAHEYGTTTGRPRRIGWFDGVAARFSARINGMTDMAVTRLDILDSFDEVKVCTAYQLNGDIINDFPAEPGLLNKCQPVYETLPGWKSETTGLTKLEKLPKEARVFIERLEELSGCPVAYVCIGPVRDQTIELRHVV
- a CDS encoding GCN5-related N-acetyltransferase (PFAM: GCN5-related N-acetyltransferase~KEGG: dev:DhcVS_847 acetyltransferase); its protein translation is MTGFDGLLPLSPELVEPASLSLARAFADDPSTAYFVPDAGKRGNLNYSFEYYLQLALLSKGYEAYVTSPECEAVAVWVGPDAADHLLTQFRAGWPFLPLRLGWRSLWREAASDARFSRLRGKLVPGRHMYLALLGVDPGHRDKGLASRLVRPMLERLDREALPAYVETQNRRNADMYSHWGFRLLRTEKLPKSDIDMYLLLREPGVR